The window ACAAAGGAGTTAGTTTCCCTCCAGCTTCTGGGGGGTAGTCGAGTTGGTTGAACCAATTGGCAATGGGGGTGTGTTAGGAGTCGGGGTTTTGGATACTCCTTCTTGGGTCGCCTGCTCCTCGGGTCATCCCAGCTTCTCTAGCCTGTCCATTGGTAGCCCATCCATGAGGTCCTGTGGGATACCtttttgacaccccagggaCCATAAGGTGCTGCGCTTATTCAGTATATTCCTCCCACTAGGAGATCTAGGGGGAGGCATTCTTTTGTTACTGCCAGGGGATTTCATTTCAGTGTGTCATAAGCCCTTTGAGTCAGATCTCGTGGATGACGTGTTAACTGGACCATACTTTCGTTCATAATTAATTAACTCCTGGGTGAACTCCCTCCAGGTCCACACCTTCAAATCCAGGGACCTGCGTTCAGGGGTCACCCACCCTACTAGCGCAGCGGTGACCCTCTCGCTTTGGGGCCCTGCTTTGATCGTGTTTTGTAATTGGGCTTCAGTGATTCCAGGAGACCCCTTATCAAAGACGTCATTTGTTCAGGGTCCACAGGTAACATCATTGGGGAATCCTGTTTGGCTCTAAGCTTACCCTTGTACATCATTTGTAAGCATGCCGCCTTTTGTACGCTCTCCACTAATTGGTCTGTAGACCCTACAATAGTGAGGAGTTCTCCCTGTTCTAAGGGGTTGAGACTGCCCACCCAATAAGCAGCCCTCTGGGTTAGGGACCAGGGAGCCTGGTGATCACCAGTAGTTAGAAATACTCTGGGTCCCCAGTAACCCTTCCGCCTCCCTTTCACTCAACAATATGTGGTCTCCACCCGACAATGATACTCTCCATACATATTCAGTTTCTGACTCCCTAGGGGTGCGGCTATACTCCTTTTTTAGTATAGTCAGTTCTATGGCAGAATAGGGTGT of the Nyctibius grandis isolate bNycGra1 chromosome 3, bNycGra1.pri, whole genome shotgun sequence genome contains:
- the LOC137661584 gene encoding LOW QUALITY PROTEIN: uncharacterized protein (The sequence of the model RefSeq protein was modified relative to this genomic sequence to represent the inferred CDS: inserted 1 base in 1 codon; deleted 1 base in 1 codon), coding for MDTSLGWTKHGHTPIGRDRYACPPSSPIKRTTHTEQLLAGKSRDLQSPLKREATYPCEELEEAKLRLDKQEMPRLLQPLVKTEFIYDDNLSYPPQITTEETPYSAIELTILKKEYSRTPRESETEYVWRVSLSGGDHILLSEREAEGYWGPRVFLTTGDHQAPWSLTQRAAYWVGSLNPLEQGELLTIVGSTDQLVESVQKAACLQMMYKGKLRAKQDSPMMLPVDPEQMTSLIRGLLESLKPXLQNTIKAGPQSERVTAALVGWVTPERRSLDLKVWTWREFTQELINYERKYGPVNTSSTRSDSKGL